The window TTCCGCCAAGAACTGCTGCAGCAAATGACTTTAATCCTACAGATGCCCCCATTAAGGTATCTACTCTTTGATAATACATTGCAACCATTAAACCTGAAATACCGGCAACTGTAGTTCCTATAAAGAATGTAAGGGTTATAACTCTATTTATATTTATTCCCATAAGTCTTGCAGCAACTTGATTTTGAGAAATTGCCCGCATTGACTTTCCTAAGCGTGTACGCGTAACAATAAAAGTTAATACAAGCATTATAATTAAAGTCATAATCAATATGAGAACCTGAATCCATTGAACCACAGTTCCGCCATAAATAGTAAATTTACCCAGCTTTAATAAATCAGGAAAGTATAATGGAACTGTGCCGAAAATTAAAAGAACGGAGTTGTTGATTATAGTCTGAACACCGACAGTACTTATTAAAGATGAAATAGGAGCACCTTTTTTTATTCTTATAGGCTCCAAAGCAATTTTATCCATAAGAGCACCCAAAAAGGCTGTTATAATTATGGAAGTTAAAAATGTTATAATCAGAGCAATAGGGACCGATACAGTCATAAAGAATTTTAACAAAATGAATTGACCTATATACGCAGCCAGCATATAAAAAGAACTATGGGCAAAATTAGTCAGCTCCAACACACCGTACACCATATTAAAACCTA of the Treponema denticola ATCC 35405 genome contains:
- a CDS encoding branched-chain amino acid ABC transporter permease, translating into MLLQQLINGLVIGSTYALVTIGFNMVYGVLELTNFAHSSFYMLAAYIGQFILLKFFMTVSVPIALIITFLTSIIITAFLGALMDKIALEPIRIKKGAPISSLISTVGVQTIINNSVLLIFGTVPLYFPDLLKLGKFTIYGGTVVQWIQVLILIMTLIIMLVLTFIVTRTRLGKSMRAISQNQVAARLMGININRVITLTFFIGTTVAGISGLMVAMYYQRVDTLMGASVGLKSFAAAVLGGMGSLPGAAIGGLLIGLLETLFAAYISSGYRDIVAFVILILVLLIRPSGLMGKKSVDKV